A portion of the Daphnia magna isolate NIES linkage group LG4, ASM2063170v1.1, whole genome shotgun sequence genome contains these proteins:
- the LOC116921946 gene encoding inter-alpha-trypsin inhibitor — MFSLVILGACLALVAPQNSPSEDVCSLNREVGKCRASIQAWYFDKASGECKSFNYSGCSGNANNFNSKEACDKRCATTTNSCNLKMDRGKCRQSLAAWYFDAASGQCKPFTYGGCGGNANNFDSQKKCESKCAPPTTKVSPQQSDEQDNALAEIAQPLLDGLDRIVQYIKLLQEHMRSKLNNESVVVDAA; from the exons ATGTTTTCTTTG GTAATTTTAGGCGCTTGTTTGGCACTAGTTGCTCCTCAAAACAGCCCATCAGAAG ATGTTTGCAGTTTGAATCGTGAAGTTGGAAAATGCAGGGCATCAATTCAAGCATGGTATTTCGATAAAGCGAGTGGCGAATGCAAAAGCTTTAATTACAGTGGCTGCAGCGGCAACGCAAATAATTTCAATTCGAAAGAGGCATGCGATAAACGTTGCGCAACAACCACAA ACTCGTGTAATTTGAAAATGGACCGCGGAAAATGTAGACAATCACTGGCTGCTTGGTACTTCGACGCAGCTAGTGGCCAGTGTAAACCTTTCACCTACGGGGGATGTGGAGGAAATGCCAACAACTTCGACTCGCAAAAGAAGTGCGAAAGCAAATGTGCCCCACCTACAACGAAAGTCTCCCCCCAGCAATCGG ACGAACAGGATAACGCACTGGCAGAAATAGCACAGCCATTACTAGACGGCCTGGATAGAATTGTCCAGTACATTAAACTGCTACAAGAAc ATATGCGAAGCAAACTCAACAACGAGTCGGTCGTCGTTGATGCTGCCTAA